A segment of the Leclercia adecarboxylata genome:
CTCGTTCTGCATCTGCTTACGCAGCTTGTAATCCAGCGCGGAAAGCGACTCATCCAGCAGCAGTAGCCGCGGCTTATTGACCACCGCGCGGGCGATGGCGACGCGCTGCTGTTGCCCACCCGACAGCTGGTGCGGCTTGCGCTGGGCGAACGTCTCCAGCTGTACCATGCGCAGGGCATCGGTGACACGGGGCGTAATTTCACTGGCCGGGGTTTTTTGCATCCGCAGGCCAAAGGCGACGTTTTCGAAAACCGTCATGTGGGGGAACAAGGCGTAGCTTTGAAAGACGGTATTGACGTGGCGGTGTTCAGCAGGAACCTGAGTAATATCCTGGTTTTCAAGATGAATATGGCCGTGATCGACGTTTTCCAGCCCGGCGATAAGGCGAAGCACTGTCGTTTTACCGCAGCCCGACGGGCCAAGCAGCGTAAGAAATTCGCCGTTGTTGATGGTCAAATCGAGGTCGGAAATGACGGTTTTTCCGTCAAAGCTTTTACGAATTCCGGCCAGTTGCACCAACGGTGACAGTGAAGCTGGTTGTGTATTCAATTTTTGATTCAGTCCCATATCGACGCTGCAGAGACTTATCGCAGCGGGGTTTGTGGTTAGCCACCTTGGTGAAACGTAATGAGGGCGGACATTCTACGGGAATACGCTGTAATCGCCAATCCTTGTTACCCATTGATAAGCTACATTTATTAGCGAAAGCTGCGATAAAACGGAAATATTCTCGTTTACGGGATAAAAGTGACCTGACGCAATATTTGGGTTTTGATGCTTACTGATAATGTTGTCACAAAAAGTGAGGGTGACTGCATGGATAAATTACTTGAGCGTTTTTTACAGTACGTATCGCTGGATACCCAATCTAAACCGGGTGTCCGCCAGGTGCCGAGCACCGAAGGACAATGGAAACTGTTACAGCTGTTAAAGACGCAACTGGAAGAGTTGGGTCTGGTCAACGTCACGTTAAGTGAGAAAGGGACGGTGATGGGGACGCTCCCGGCCAGCGTGAGCGGCGATATTCCGACCATTGGTTTTATTTCCCATGTTGATACCTCACCGGATTTTAGCGGTAAAAACGTGAATCCGCAGATTGTTGAGAACTATCGCGGCGGTGATATTGCGCTGGGGGTTGGCGACGAAGTGCTCTCCCCGGTGATGTTCCCGGTGTTGCACCAGCTGCTCGGGCAGACGCTGATCACCACCGACGGCAAAACGCTGCTGGGGGCCGATGATAAAGCCGGGGTGGCCGAGATCATGACCGCGCTGGCGGTGCTGAAGCACAACAAGGTGCCGCACGGGGATATCCGCGTCGCCTTCACCCCGGATGAAGAGGTGGGCAAAGGGGCGAAGCATTTCGACGTTGCGGCGTTCGATGCCCGCTGGGCCTATACCGTTGACGGCGGCGGCGTGGGTGAACTTGAGTTCGAGAATTTCAATGCGGCGTCGGTGAATATCCGCATCGTCGGCAATAACGTCCACCCGGGCACGGCGAAAGGGGTGATGGTGAACGCGCTGTCGCTGGCGGCCCGCATTCATGCCGAAGTCCCGGCAGATGAGAGCCCGGAGCAAACCGAGGGCTATGAGGGCTTCTACCACCTCACCAGCATCAAAGGGACGGTCGATCGCGCGGACATGCATTACATCATTCGCGATTTTAACCGCGACGGGTTTGAAGCGCGTAAACGTAAGATGATGGATATCGCCAAAAAGGTGGGCAAGGGTCTGCATCCGGATTGCTATATTGAGCTGATCATCGAGGACAGCTATTACAATATGCATGAAAAGGTGATCGAGCATCCGTACATTCTCGAGGTTGCCCAGCAGGCGATGCGCGACTGCGGCGTCGAACCGCAGCTAAAACCGATCCGCGGCGGCACCGACGGCGCGCAGCTCTCCTTTATGGGATTGCCGTGCCCGAATCTGTTTACCGGCGGCTACAACTACCATGGCAAGCACGAGTTCGTGACTCTCGAGGGGATGGAGAAAGCGGTGCAGGTGATTGTGCGGATTGCCGAACTTACCGCGAAGCAGCAGTAATTGCCCGGTGGCGCGATGCTGACCGGGCCTACGCATAGGCCGGGCAAACAACGTGCCGCCCGGCACTTGCACAAATGGGGAGGGAACCTCATATGTCAAACTACCGTCGTCACTATCTACCGGGTGGAACCTGGTTTTTCACCGTTAACCTGCAAAACCGGCGCAGCGATCTGCTGACCCGCCATATCGATACCCTTCGCATGGCGACCCAATGCGTTAAACGCACAAAACCCTTTCTGATTAACGCCTGGGTGATCCTGCCGGAACATATGCACTGCATCTGGACGTTGCCTGAAAACGACACCGATTACTCCGGCCGCTGGCGGGACATCAAAAAAACCTTCACCCGAGCGCTGGGTATGTCAGGCATCTGGCTGCCGCGCTTCTGGGAACATACCATTC
Coding sequences within it:
- the potA gene encoding spermidine/putrescine ABC transporter ATP-binding protein PotA, whose translation is MGLNQKLNTQPASLSPLVQLAGIRKSFDGKTVISDLDLTINNGEFLTLLGPSGCGKTTVLRLIAGLENVDHGHIHLENQDITQVPAEHRHVNTVFQSYALFPHMTVFENVAFGLRMQKTPASEITPRVTDALRMVQLETFAQRKPHQLSGGQQQRVAIARAVVNKPRLLLLDESLSALDYKLRKQMQNELKALQRKLGITFVFVTHDQEEALTMSDRIVVMRDGKIEQDGTPREIYEEPKNLFVASFIGEINIFSATVIERLDDQRVLANVEGRACNIFVNFAVEPGQQLNVLLRPEDLRVDEIHDETEAEGLIGYIRERNYKGMTLESVVELENGKMVMVSEFFNEDDPDFDHSLNQKMVINWVESWEVVLADEEHK
- the pepT gene encoding peptidase T; its protein translation is MDKLLERFLQYVSLDTQSKPGVRQVPSTEGQWKLLQLLKTQLEELGLVNVTLSEKGTVMGTLPASVSGDIPTIGFISHVDTSPDFSGKNVNPQIVENYRGGDIALGVGDEVLSPVMFPVLHQLLGQTLITTDGKTLLGADDKAGVAEIMTALAVLKHNKVPHGDIRVAFTPDEEVGKGAKHFDVAAFDARWAYTVDGGGVGELEFENFNAASVNIRIVGNNVHPGTAKGVMVNALSLAARIHAEVPADESPEQTEGYEGFYHLTSIKGTVDRADMHYIIRDFNRDGFEARKRKMMDIAKKVGKGLHPDCYIELIIEDSYYNMHEKVIEHPYILEVAQQAMRDCGVEPQLKPIRGGTDGAQLSFMGLPCPNLFTGGYNYHGKHEFVTLEGMEKAVQVIVRIAELTAKQQ
- a CDS encoding REP-associated tyrosine transposase, with product MSNYRRHYLPGGTWFFTVNLQNRRSDLLTRHIDTLRMATQCVKRTKPFLINAWVILPEHMHCIWTLPENDTDYSGRWRDIKKTFTRALGMSGIWLPRFWEHTIRDENDLRRHTDYIHINPLKHGYVTRVKEWPYSTFHRDVREGIYPEDWAGEVEDFNAGERR